Proteins encoded in a region of the Labrus bergylta chromosome 9, fLabBer1.1, whole genome shotgun sequence genome:
- the bcorl1 gene encoding BCL-6 corepressor-like protein 1 isoform X2 yields MIQHIIHFKENSPLTDSATPEACCVKETPMQVDPTLMNVGDGGTVSREISAPNKASASMVGNPPQTLPLEFRGDVTLSQQNKSTPTTDCKTAKTSLDTSNYNHSPELSPPQQPINGPTSCAALTNPEKREEKRAEAPKIKTDVAVPAPQWSSGLKVNREDSLNPCQSNMTTSKKSLLQTPSVQSVPPGFQCSAMFKPVQPVAFLPATNFPSPLCKITLPPALGKITALREASASQFQKEIQPQSSGVGGTPLIRTYPYPFSVGRTPAAEIKAGTSTSKLKPNHSSSKNAKSVVEHKSLASVVASPAIALPLQHPSLTSAAPTCYTLSPTAAICCGSALASITSQSRLLNHVEKGNSVDKTSMGSLKTSPASSEDSTLCAAESRDVPLDLSAKSKRPKCLNDPPVPTVEPHSNESNQRDFLNSKKAHSATYSPTVQYPNLPYTHRNGSHQKQIKKAQNHQGPDPKPTWGKGPSQDIKNIPGTYVGVASPILASTLRGKDGKGTFVDEFQSFAKQEFISIIDQGEHLASGGKKPSCLMKGNQHAHMVKPVKNTSTAITKNSPSKGALTTALSASANAQIQISGTTAVPYSNTPAWQQPSHLPHQASSAQRKISQGSPKTKGTTLTEGSKFQSAHHSPSKPEDEKWEKLKSPLSNLASIVKQQAFETAALTGETNPQTSPVGSRKADNLGSQDAQCKHTSSFDYPSHWSIDKWAGVPSKPDLTQALKRHETESLENNTKLNTTEREHKGLKAKQGSSKPAGRSHLFGNNASTNGNRMESKLAQVLEGEISKTESGASDITPSDKLEGMVASILSGQGEGGGDKFEKKTNGTKGESPTKAKAASIKQKKSNPKKPAKEKSLTGSSKKTAGKKKQDTENTPTKASPQKKKKQCAPVLEQNLLAGKPSPPSKEPTRRDKISLNKVVKPTPKKAVADCSSSPQSVETQASLNSSAVSSKEADATENSFPRLRRGRRRADEARLDLWGFATPSPPPPPMPPPPASLSPPQSPIQPARRPRGRPRSNPLPERASHGKGKSGSTEGETPANKKRRRCRSKKYQTGDYITERDKLEDGKHHEDPMREDSGTPADPQEQECLSPAASSPEPPPRRPSFTRSGPVRYQDSDLSPECNDKPSGKRKFKSKHLSDNDEQKVKTKRSCLGKRGASLPLDDDGADVKRTDGPPPAPKSVPSIPTNKKASSGKSISSESPPKRPIPPEVRRLIVNKNAGETLLQRAARLGYQDVVQYCLEKDIREVNRRDNAGYTALHEASSRGWTQIVQMLLKYGADVNCSAQDGTRPLHDAVASDNLPIVWLLLNHGADPTLATYSGHTPVKLAHSPSMKTFLTEYFTDLEGRKDQDPSVPWDFYSSSLFETEQEPCWDFLLSEQNQDLEEEPTGKTEPDSDKDFLLFEFSSEPLLACYHVQVSLTQGFCNWFLLTDVLKRLKMSERIFRARYPHLEVVHLTRSELWKQVSVSQLSSDFSPSHRSKKKAETDEEEAEDGLVDLVRCVPELQRLLGSSIHILQEEEEEEEKETLTNTGKSRSR; encoded by the exons CACATCATTCATTTCAAGGAAAACTCTCCCCTGACGGACTCAGCTACCCCTGAGGCATGTTGTGTTAAAGAAACACCTATGCAG GTGGATCCTACACTAATGAATGTAGGGGATGGAGGCACGGTGAGCAGAGAGATCAGTGCTCCAAATAAAGCGTCTGCTAGCATGGTGGGAAATCCCCCCCAGACGCTCCCCCTCGAGTTTCGAGGAGATGTTACCCTCAGTCAGCAAAACAAGAGCACTCCAACAACAGACTGTAAGACAGCAAAAACCAGCCTGGACACTAGCAATTACAACCACAGCCCTGAGCTTTCTCCACCTCAACAGCCCATCAATGGGCCAACATCCTGCGCGGCCCTCACTAAtccagagaagagagaagaaaaaagggcaGAAGCTCCTAAAATCAAGACTGACGTAGCAGTCCCAGCTCCTCAGTGGTCAAGTGGCTTAAAAGTCAACCGAGAGGACTCACTAAACCCCTGTCAAAGCAACATGACAACCAGTAAGAAATCTCTCCTGCAAACACCATCTGTGCAAAGTGTTCCACCTGGGTTTCAGTGCTCTGCCATGTTTAAACCAGTACAGCCTGTTGCCTTCCTTCCTGCCACTAATTTTCCCTCCCCACTTTGTAAAATTACTCTTCCACCAGCATTGGGTAAGATTACTGCGTTGAGAGAAGCCTCAGCCAGCCAGTTTCAGAAAGAAATCCAGCCTCAAAGCTCAGGTGTCGGAGGGACACCTCTCATACGGACCTATCCCTATCCGTTCTCTGTGGGCCGGACTCCAGCCGCAGAGATAAAAGCAGGAACATCAACCTCAAAACTGAAACCCAACCATTCATCCAGTAAGAATGCTAAATCAGTGGTGGAGCATAAATCTTTAGCGTCAGTGGTAGCCTCACCAGCCATTGccctaccactgcagcacccaTCACTAACTTCTGCTGCACCCACCTGCTACACGCTGTCTCCCACTGCTGCCATTTGCTGTGGATCTGCATTGGCCAGCATCACCTCTCAGAGCAGACTGCTGAACCATGTGGAGAAAGGCAATAGCGTAGACAAGACTTCCATGGGCTCTCTTAAAACATCTCCCGCTTCTTCAGAGGACAGTACTCTCTGCGCAGCGGAATCAAGAGATGTACCTCTTGATTTATCTGCCAAATCAAAACGGCCAAAATGCCTAAATGACCCTCCAGTTCCAACGGTTGAGCCTCATAGTAACGAGTCAAATCAGAGAGATTTTTTGAATTCCAAGAAGGCTCATTCTGCCACTTACAGCCCAACTGTGCAATACCCTAACTTACCCTACACCCACAGAAATGGATCTCaccaaaagcaaataaaaaaggcTCAGAATCACCAGGGCCCAGATCCAAAACCAACCTGGGGTAAGGGACCttcacaagacatcaaaaacatcCCTGGAACTTATGTAGGTGTGGCAAGCCCCATTCTGGCTTCCACTCTACGGGGTAAAGACGGGAAAGGGACATTTGTGGATGAGTTTCAGAGTTTTGCAAAGCAAGAGTTTATATCTATAATTGACCAAGGTGAACATCTGGCCTCAGGAGGAAAAAAGCCATCCTGTCTGATGAAGGGCAACCAGCATGCTCACATGGTCAAGCCTGTTAAAAACACCAGCACAGCCATAACAAAGAACAGTCCCTCAAAAGGAGCTCTAACAACAGCCCTGTCAGCCTCTGCTAATGCGCAGATTCAGATATCTGGAACAACAGCAGTGCCGTACTCCAACACTCCAGCTTGGCAACAGCCGTCCCATCTCCCGCACCAAGCCTCGTCCGCTCAGAGGAAAATCTCACAAGGATCTCCAAAAACTAAGGGAACCACACTTACTGAAGGATCTAAGTTTCAGAGTGCACATCATAGCCCGTCCAAACCTGAGGATGAAAAGTGGGAGAAATTGAAGTCGCCCCTGTCGAACCTTGCATCCATTGTAAAGCAGCAAGCCTTCGAAACAGCGGCACTGACGGGAGAGACTAATCCACAAACCTCACCCGTTGGGTCTAGAAAAGCTGACAATCTTGGCAGCCAAGACGCCCAATGTAAACACACTTCTTCCTTTGACTATCCATCACACTGGTCTATTGATAAATGGGCTGGTGTTCCATCAAAACCAGATTTAACTCAAGCTTTGAAGAGACATGAGACCGAGTCTTTGGAGAATAACACTAAGTTAAACACCACTGAGAGAGAACACAAGGGACTGAAAGCGAAGCAGGGCTCCTCAAAGCCTGCTGGCCGCTCTCATCTCTTTGGGAACAATGCATCAACAAACGGGAACAGGATGGAGAGCAAACTAGCCCAGGTGTTAGAGGGGGAGATATCGAAAACAGAAAGTGGGGCATCAGATATTACTCCCAGTGACAAATTGGAAGGCATGGTCGCGTCTATTCTTTCGGGCCAGGGCGAGGGGGGAGGCGATAAgtttgagaagaaaacaaacggAACCAAAGGGGAGTCGCCTACTAAAGCAAAAGCTGCCtccataaaacaaaagaagagtaACCCAAAGAAGCCAGCGAAAGAGAAGTCACTAACAGGATCATCAAAGAAGACTGCGGGAAAGAAGAAGCAAGACACAGAAAACACTCCAACCAAAGCGTCTCCCCAAAAGAAG AAGAAACAATGTGCACCTGTGCTGGAGCAGAATCTATTAGCTGGGAAACCTTCTCCTCCGAGTAAGGAGCCGACTCGAAGGGACAAGATCAGCCTCAACAAGGTGGTCAAACCAACCCCCAAGAAAGCAG TTGCAGATTGCAGCAGCAGTCCTCAGAGTGTTGAGACACAAGCGTCTCTAAACAGTTCTGCTGTATCCAGCAAGGAGGCCGACGCCACAGAGAACTCCTTCCCGAGACTAAGGAGAGGACGACGGCGAGCAGATGAGGCTCGACTTGACCTCTGGGGCTTTGCGACGCCTTCCCCTCCACCCCCGCCAATGCCTCCTCCCCCAGCTTCTCTGTCGCCCCCTCAATCCCCCATCCAGCCAGCCCGCCGTCCGAGAGGGAGGCCTCGGTCCAACCCTCTGCCAGAGCGAGCATCCCATGGCAAAGGCAAGAGTGGCAGTACAGAGGGTGAAACGCCCGCTAATAAGAAACGCCGGCGATGTCGTAGTAAAAAGTACCAGACGGGAGATTACATCACTGAGAGAGACAAGCTGGAGGACGGGAAGCACCACGAAGACCCCATGAGAGAGGACAGCGGAACTCCAGCAG ATCCACAGGAACAGGAGTGTCTGAGTCCAGCTGCCTCTAGTCCAGAGCCACCCCCACGGAGACCCTCGTTCACTCGCTCAGGGCCGGTCCGTTACCAGGACAGTGATCTGTCTCCAGAGTGCAACGACAAGCCTTCAGGGAAGAGAAAGTTCAAAAGCAAGCACTTATCTGACAATGATGAGCAGAAG GTCAAAACCAAACGCAGCTGCTTAGGGAAGCGTGGCGCCTCACTTCCCCTAGATGACGATGGGGCCGATGTCAAAAGAACAGACGGCCCTCCACCAGCTCCGAAAAGCGTGCCATCAATTCCAACCAATAAAAAAGCCTCATCAGGAAAAAGCATCAGTTCAGAGTCTCCGCCCAAAAGACCCATTCCTCCAGAGGTCCGTCGGCtgattgtgaataaaaatgccGGGGAGACCCTGTTGCAACGTGCTGCACGTCTGGGCTATCAG GATGTAGTTCAGTATTGTCTGGAGAAGGACATCAGGGAGGTCAATCGGCGTGATAATGCCGGTTACACGGCCCTCCACGAGGCGTCCTCTCGAGGCTGGACGCAGATTGTCCAGATGTTACTGAAATACGGAGCTGATGTCAACTGCAGCGCTCAGGATGGAACACG GCCCCTTCATGATGCCGTGGCGAGCGATAACCTTCCAATAGTCTGGTTGCTTCTGAACCACGGTGCAGATCCAACTCTGGCCACATACTCTGGACACACCCCGGTCAAACTGGCCCACAGCCCGAGCATGAAGACCTTCCTCACAG AATATTTCACAGACTTGGAAGGCCGCAAGGACCAGGATCCCAGTGTACCCTGGGATTTCTACAGCAGCTCCCTGTTTG agacGGAGCAGGAGCCGTGCTGGGACTTCTTGCTGTCGGAGCAGAATCAGGATCTAGAGGAGGAACCGACGGGGAAGACTGAGCCGGACTCTGATAAAGACTTCCTTCTGTTTGAGTTCTCCTCTGAGCCTCTCTTAGCCTGCTATCATGTTCAGGTGTCATTAACACAGGG TTTCTGCAACTGGTTCCTCCTGACTGACGTCCTGAAGCGTCTGAAGATGTCGGAGCGGATCTTTCGGGCGAGATACCCGCACCTCGAGGTGGTTCACCTGACACGCTCCGAGCTTTGGAAGCAGGTGTCAGTTAGCCAGCTGAGCTCCGATTTTTCACCATCCCACAGAAGCAAGAAAAAGGCAGAGACAGATGAGGAAGAGGCCGAAGACGGACTTGTGGATCTGGTGCGATGTGTACCAGAGCTCCAGAGACTACTGGGCTCCTCCATCCAcatcctgcaggaggaggaggaggaggaggagaaggagacactgacaaacacaggGAAGTCTCGCAGCCGATAG
- the bcorl1 gene encoding BCL-6 corepressor-like protein 1 isoform X4, with the protein MQVDPTLMNVGDGGTVSREISAPNKASASMVGNPPQTLPLEFRGDVTLSQQNKSTPTTDCKTAKTSLDTSNYNHSPELSPPQQPINGPTSCAALTNPEKREEKRAEAPKIKTDVAVPAPQWSSGLKVNREDSLNPCQSNMTTSKKSLLQTPSVQSVPPGFQCSAMFKPVQPVAFLPATNFPSPLCKITLPPALGKITALREASASQFQKEIQPQSSGVGGTPLIRTYPYPFSVGRTPAAEIKAGTSTSKLKPNHSSSKNAKSVVEHKSLASVVASPAIALPLQHPSLTSAAPTCYTLSPTAAICCGSALASITSQSRLLNHVEKGNSVDKTSMGSLKTSPASSEDSTLCAAESRDVPLDLSAKSKRPKCLNDPPVPTVEPHSNESNQRDFLNSKKAHSATYSPTVQYPNLPYTHRNGSHQKQIKKAQNHQGPDPKPTWGKGPSQDIKNIPGTYVGVASPILASTLRGKDGKGTFVDEFQSFAKQEFISIIDQGEHLASGGKKPSCLMKGNQHAHMVKPVKNTSTAITKNSPSKGALTTALSASANAQIQISGTTAVPYSNTPAWQQPSHLPHQASSAQRKISQGSPKTKGTTLTEGSKFQSAHHSPSKPEDEKWEKLKSPLSNLASIVKQQAFETAALTGETNPQTSPVGSRKADNLGSQDAQCKHTSSFDYPSHWSIDKWAGVPSKPDLTQALKRHETESLENNTKLNTTEREHKGLKAKQGSSKPAGRSHLFGNNASTNGNRMESKLAQVLEGEISKTESGASDITPSDKLEGMVASILSGQGEGGGDKFEKKTNGTKGESPTKAKAASIKQKKSNPKKPAKEKSLTGSSKKTAGKKKQDTENTPTKASPQKKQKKQCAPVLEQNLLAGKPSPPSKEPTRRDKISLNKVVKPTPKKAVADCSSSPQSVETQASLNSSAVSSKEADATENSFPRLRRGRRRADEARLDLWGFATPSPPPPPMPPPPASLSPPQSPIQPARRPRGRPRSNPLPERASHGKGKSGSTEGETPANKKRRRCRSKKYQTGDYITERDKLEDGKHHEDPMREDSGTPADPQEQECLSPAASSPEPPPRRPSFTRSGPVRYQDSDLSPECNDKPSGKRKFKSKHLSDNDEQKVKTKRSCLGKRGASLPLDDDGADVKRTDGPPPAPKSVPSIPTNKKASSGKSISSESPPKRPIPPEVRRLIVNKNAGETLLQRAARLGYQDVVQYCLEKDIREVNRRDNAGYTALHEASSRGWTQIVQMLLKYGADVNCSAQDGTRPLHDAVASDNLPIVWLLLNHGADPTLATYSGHTPVKLAHSPSMKTFLTEYFTDLEGRKDQDPSVPWDFYSSSLFETEQEPCWDFLLSEQNQDLEEEPTGKTEPDSDKDFLLFEFSSEPLLACYHVQVSLTQGFCNWFLLTDVLKRLKMSERIFRARYPHLEVVHLTRSELWKQVSVSQLSSDFSPSHRSKKKAETDEEEAEDGLVDLVRCVPELQRLLGSSIHILQEEEEEEEKETLTNTGKSRSR; encoded by the exons ATGCAG GTGGATCCTACACTAATGAATGTAGGGGATGGAGGCACGGTGAGCAGAGAGATCAGTGCTCCAAATAAAGCGTCTGCTAGCATGGTGGGAAATCCCCCCCAGACGCTCCCCCTCGAGTTTCGAGGAGATGTTACCCTCAGTCAGCAAAACAAGAGCACTCCAACAACAGACTGTAAGACAGCAAAAACCAGCCTGGACACTAGCAATTACAACCACAGCCCTGAGCTTTCTCCACCTCAACAGCCCATCAATGGGCCAACATCCTGCGCGGCCCTCACTAAtccagagaagagagaagaaaaaagggcaGAAGCTCCTAAAATCAAGACTGACGTAGCAGTCCCAGCTCCTCAGTGGTCAAGTGGCTTAAAAGTCAACCGAGAGGACTCACTAAACCCCTGTCAAAGCAACATGACAACCAGTAAGAAATCTCTCCTGCAAACACCATCTGTGCAAAGTGTTCCACCTGGGTTTCAGTGCTCTGCCATGTTTAAACCAGTACAGCCTGTTGCCTTCCTTCCTGCCACTAATTTTCCCTCCCCACTTTGTAAAATTACTCTTCCACCAGCATTGGGTAAGATTACTGCGTTGAGAGAAGCCTCAGCCAGCCAGTTTCAGAAAGAAATCCAGCCTCAAAGCTCAGGTGTCGGAGGGACACCTCTCATACGGACCTATCCCTATCCGTTCTCTGTGGGCCGGACTCCAGCCGCAGAGATAAAAGCAGGAACATCAACCTCAAAACTGAAACCCAACCATTCATCCAGTAAGAATGCTAAATCAGTGGTGGAGCATAAATCTTTAGCGTCAGTGGTAGCCTCACCAGCCATTGccctaccactgcagcacccaTCACTAACTTCTGCTGCACCCACCTGCTACACGCTGTCTCCCACTGCTGCCATTTGCTGTGGATCTGCATTGGCCAGCATCACCTCTCAGAGCAGACTGCTGAACCATGTGGAGAAAGGCAATAGCGTAGACAAGACTTCCATGGGCTCTCTTAAAACATCTCCCGCTTCTTCAGAGGACAGTACTCTCTGCGCAGCGGAATCAAGAGATGTACCTCTTGATTTATCTGCCAAATCAAAACGGCCAAAATGCCTAAATGACCCTCCAGTTCCAACGGTTGAGCCTCATAGTAACGAGTCAAATCAGAGAGATTTTTTGAATTCCAAGAAGGCTCATTCTGCCACTTACAGCCCAACTGTGCAATACCCTAACTTACCCTACACCCACAGAAATGGATCTCaccaaaagcaaataaaaaaggcTCAGAATCACCAGGGCCCAGATCCAAAACCAACCTGGGGTAAGGGACCttcacaagacatcaaaaacatcCCTGGAACTTATGTAGGTGTGGCAAGCCCCATTCTGGCTTCCACTCTACGGGGTAAAGACGGGAAAGGGACATTTGTGGATGAGTTTCAGAGTTTTGCAAAGCAAGAGTTTATATCTATAATTGACCAAGGTGAACATCTGGCCTCAGGAGGAAAAAAGCCATCCTGTCTGATGAAGGGCAACCAGCATGCTCACATGGTCAAGCCTGTTAAAAACACCAGCACAGCCATAACAAAGAACAGTCCCTCAAAAGGAGCTCTAACAACAGCCCTGTCAGCCTCTGCTAATGCGCAGATTCAGATATCTGGAACAACAGCAGTGCCGTACTCCAACACTCCAGCTTGGCAACAGCCGTCCCATCTCCCGCACCAAGCCTCGTCCGCTCAGAGGAAAATCTCACAAGGATCTCCAAAAACTAAGGGAACCACACTTACTGAAGGATCTAAGTTTCAGAGTGCACATCATAGCCCGTCCAAACCTGAGGATGAAAAGTGGGAGAAATTGAAGTCGCCCCTGTCGAACCTTGCATCCATTGTAAAGCAGCAAGCCTTCGAAACAGCGGCACTGACGGGAGAGACTAATCCACAAACCTCACCCGTTGGGTCTAGAAAAGCTGACAATCTTGGCAGCCAAGACGCCCAATGTAAACACACTTCTTCCTTTGACTATCCATCACACTGGTCTATTGATAAATGGGCTGGTGTTCCATCAAAACCAGATTTAACTCAAGCTTTGAAGAGACATGAGACCGAGTCTTTGGAGAATAACACTAAGTTAAACACCACTGAGAGAGAACACAAGGGACTGAAAGCGAAGCAGGGCTCCTCAAAGCCTGCTGGCCGCTCTCATCTCTTTGGGAACAATGCATCAACAAACGGGAACAGGATGGAGAGCAAACTAGCCCAGGTGTTAGAGGGGGAGATATCGAAAACAGAAAGTGGGGCATCAGATATTACTCCCAGTGACAAATTGGAAGGCATGGTCGCGTCTATTCTTTCGGGCCAGGGCGAGGGGGGAGGCGATAAgtttgagaagaaaacaaacggAACCAAAGGGGAGTCGCCTACTAAAGCAAAAGCTGCCtccataaaacaaaagaagagtaACCCAAAGAAGCCAGCGAAAGAGAAGTCACTAACAGGATCATCAAAGAAGACTGCGGGAAAGAAGAAGCAAGACACAGAAAACACTCCAACCAAAGCGTCTCCCCAAAAGAAG CAGAAGAAACAATGTGCACCTGTGCTGGAGCAGAATCTATTAGCTGGGAAACCTTCTCCTCCGAGTAAGGAGCCGACTCGAAGGGACAAGATCAGCCTCAACAAGGTGGTCAAACCAACCCCCAAGAAAGCAG TTGCAGATTGCAGCAGCAGTCCTCAGAGTGTTGAGACACAAGCGTCTCTAAACAGTTCTGCTGTATCCAGCAAGGAGGCCGACGCCACAGAGAACTCCTTCCCGAGACTAAGGAGAGGACGACGGCGAGCAGATGAGGCTCGACTTGACCTCTGGGGCTTTGCGACGCCTTCCCCTCCACCCCCGCCAATGCCTCCTCCCCCAGCTTCTCTGTCGCCCCCTCAATCCCCCATCCAGCCAGCCCGCCGTCCGAGAGGGAGGCCTCGGTCCAACCCTCTGCCAGAGCGAGCATCCCATGGCAAAGGCAAGAGTGGCAGTACAGAGGGTGAAACGCCCGCTAATAAGAAACGCCGGCGATGTCGTAGTAAAAAGTACCAGACGGGAGATTACATCACTGAGAGAGACAAGCTGGAGGACGGGAAGCACCACGAAGACCCCATGAGAGAGGACAGCGGAACTCCAGCAG ATCCACAGGAACAGGAGTGTCTGAGTCCAGCTGCCTCTAGTCCAGAGCCACCCCCACGGAGACCCTCGTTCACTCGCTCAGGGCCGGTCCGTTACCAGGACAGTGATCTGTCTCCAGAGTGCAACGACAAGCCTTCAGGGAAGAGAAAGTTCAAAAGCAAGCACTTATCTGACAATGATGAGCAGAAG GTCAAAACCAAACGCAGCTGCTTAGGGAAGCGTGGCGCCTCACTTCCCCTAGATGACGATGGGGCCGATGTCAAAAGAACAGACGGCCCTCCACCAGCTCCGAAAAGCGTGCCATCAATTCCAACCAATAAAAAAGCCTCATCAGGAAAAAGCATCAGTTCAGAGTCTCCGCCCAAAAGACCCATTCCTCCAGAGGTCCGTCGGCtgattgtgaataaaaatgccGGGGAGACCCTGTTGCAACGTGCTGCACGTCTGGGCTATCAG GATGTAGTTCAGTATTGTCTGGAGAAGGACATCAGGGAGGTCAATCGGCGTGATAATGCCGGTTACACGGCCCTCCACGAGGCGTCCTCTCGAGGCTGGACGCAGATTGTCCAGATGTTACTGAAATACGGAGCTGATGTCAACTGCAGCGCTCAGGATGGAACACG GCCCCTTCATGATGCCGTGGCGAGCGATAACCTTCCAATAGTCTGGTTGCTTCTGAACCACGGTGCAGATCCAACTCTGGCCACATACTCTGGACACACCCCGGTCAAACTGGCCCACAGCCCGAGCATGAAGACCTTCCTCACAG AATATTTCACAGACTTGGAAGGCCGCAAGGACCAGGATCCCAGTGTACCCTGGGATTTCTACAGCAGCTCCCTGTTTG agacGGAGCAGGAGCCGTGCTGGGACTTCTTGCTGTCGGAGCAGAATCAGGATCTAGAGGAGGAACCGACGGGGAAGACTGAGCCGGACTCTGATAAAGACTTCCTTCTGTTTGAGTTCTCCTCTGAGCCTCTCTTAGCCTGCTATCATGTTCAGGTGTCATTAACACAGGG TTTCTGCAACTGGTTCCTCCTGACTGACGTCCTGAAGCGTCTGAAGATGTCGGAGCGGATCTTTCGGGCGAGATACCCGCACCTCGAGGTGGTTCACCTGACACGCTCCGAGCTTTGGAAGCAGGTGTCAGTTAGCCAGCTGAGCTCCGATTTTTCACCATCCCACAGAAGCAAGAAAAAGGCAGAGACAGATGAGGAAGAGGCCGAAGACGGACTTGTGGATCTGGTGCGATGTGTACCAGAGCTCCAGAGACTACTGGGCTCCTCCATCCAcatcctgcaggaggaggaggaggaggaggagaaggagacactgacaaacacaggGAAGTCTCGCAGCCGATAG